A part of Balneola sp. genomic DNA contains:
- the hflK gene encoding FtsH protease activity modulator HflK, producing the protein MAQDQNFDFNVPPQFEQISKNIRLIVGGLIVALLGFSTFFTVDPEEVGVVVRLGKFVETVEPGLNFKMPLIDQVELVLVERQLKQEFGYRTVQAGVQTQYQKAGYEDESLMLTGDLNLADVEWVVQYRINDPYSYLFKVRNAESTLSDISEAAMRQIVGDRTVNEVLTVGRAEVSIRVQELIQALVMEYEMGITIEQVVLQDINPPNPVKPSFNAVNEAQQQRETLINQARADYNRVIPRARGEAQETIQRAEGYASERVNTSEGEVSRFNDLYTEYVKAPQVTKQRIFLETMEDIIPKMGKKIIMDENGNNVLPLLQMQLNGVQNSSQQNNNGGN; encoded by the coding sequence ATGGCTCAAGATCAAAACTTTGATTTTAATGTGCCGCCTCAGTTCGAGCAGATTTCAAAAAACATCCGGCTTATTGTTGGCGGATTGATTGTAGCTTTGCTCGGGTTTTCAACTTTCTTCACGGTAGATCCGGAAGAAGTTGGAGTAGTAGTGCGGCTTGGTAAATTTGTAGAAACAGTAGAACCGGGATTGAATTTTAAAATGCCACTTATCGATCAGGTGGAACTGGTTCTGGTAGAACGACAGTTGAAACAAGAATTCGGATATCGTACAGTTCAGGCAGGCGTTCAAACTCAATATCAAAAAGCAGGTTACGAAGATGAATCATTGATGCTCACTGGAGATCTTAACCTCGCTGATGTGGAATGGGTTGTACAATATCGTATTAACGACCCTTACAGCTACCTCTTTAAAGTCAGAAATGCTGAATCCACACTTTCTGATATTTCTGAAGCGGCAATGCGACAAATTGTTGGTGACCGAACTGTAAATGAGGTGTTGACAGTAGGTCGTGCCGAAGTTTCTATTCGAGTTCAGGAACTCATTCAGGCATTGGTAATGGAATATGAGATGGGTATTACGATTGAGCAGGTTGTACTTCAGGATATCAACCCTCCAAATCCTGTAAAACCATCCTTCAATGCGGTTAACGAAGCGCAACAGCAGCGTGAGACCTTGATAAATCAGGCTCGTGCCGATTATAACCGGGTAATTCCAAGAGCACGTGGTGAAGCTCAGGAAACTATTCAGCGAGCGGAAGGTTATGCCTCAGAGCGTGTGAATACTTCCGAAGGTGAAGTGTCTAGGTTTAATGACTTATATACCGAGTATGTGAAAGCGCCACAGGTGACGAAACAACGAATATTTTTAGAAACGATGGAAGATATCATCCCGAAAATGGGTAAAAAAATTATCATGGATGAAAACGGAAATAATGTACTGCCGTTGCTTCAAATGCAACTAAATGGCGTACAGAATTCATCGCAGCAAAACAATAACGGAGGTAACTAA
- the hflC gene encoding HflC protein codes for MQQAKGIIAGVIGLVIVLTALDGFYIVHETEQVIITQFGDPVGEAITEPGLKFKIPFMQEANFFEKRYLEWDGDRNQIPTRDKKFIFVDSYARWQITDPLQFYQRLGNERGAQSRLDDILDGETRNAIASHDLLEIVRTSNREPDTSGAAILEVVEDSLQTIETGRETIQEEIQTKANERATDLGIVILDFRIKRVNYVQDVRQTVYDRMISERNRIADEFRSEGQGEASRINGEKERDLKRIQSEAFREAEIIRGEADARAAAIYNSAYNRTNQSRELYSFMRSMEAYTKTMDKETNIILSTDSDFFRYLNSID; via the coding sequence ATGCAACAAGCAAAAGGAATAATTGCCGGTGTTATTGGTTTAGTTATTGTATTAACTGCATTAGATGGGTTTTATATAGTCCATGAAACCGAACAGGTTATTATCACTCAGTTTGGTGACCCTGTTGGGGAAGCTATCACAGAACCGGGTCTTAAATTTAAGATTCCATTTATGCAGGAAGCGAACTTCTTTGAGAAGCGTTATCTGGAATGGGATGGAGATAGAAATCAGATTCCAACCCGTGATAAGAAATTCATTTTTGTGGATTCTTATGCGAGATGGCAAATCACAGATCCACTGCAGTTCTACCAACGATTAGGTAACGAACGTGGTGCGCAATCTCGTCTGGATGACATTCTGGATGGAGAAACCCGAAATGCCATTGCTTCTCATGATTTACTGGAAATTGTACGTACCAGTAACCGTGAACCGGATACTTCCGGCGCCGCTATTTTAGAAGTTGTAGAAGATTCTCTGCAAACTATTGAAACGGGTCGCGAAACCATTCAGGAAGAAATCCAAACGAAAGCAAATGAGCGGGCTACCGACCTTGGAATTGTGATCCTTGATTTCCGAATTAAACGAGTCAATTATGTGCAGGACGTTCGCCAGACGGTCTACGATCGAATGATCTCAGAGCGAAATAGAATCGCTGATGAGTTTAGATCTGAAGGACAAGGGGAGGCTTCCCGAATTAACGGTGAGAAAGAGCGTGACTTGAAGCGAATTCAGTCTGAAGCTTTCCGTGAGGCTGAAATTATACGTGGTGAAGCGGATGCAAGAGCGGCAGCCATTTATAACTCTGCTTATAATCGAACGAATCAGTCTCGAGAACTATATTCGTTTATGCGGTCGATGGAAGCTTACACTAAAACCATGGATAAAGAAACGAACATCATTCTTTCAACCGATAGTGATTTCTTCCGTTATTTGAACAGCATTGATTAG
- the recQ gene encoding DNA helicase RecQ — protein sequence MQFSETSSSTMPDIQQAEHILHEVFGFEKFRSLQKDIIQNVLQKKDTLAIMPTGGGKSLCYQIPALLFDGITIVVSPLISLMKDQVDQLKAYGVSATFLNSSLSAAEYISTEQRVRNGDIDLLYLAPETLMKNSVLDLLSGLQVDCFAIDEAHCISEWGHDFRPEYRQLAEVKATFKNAVCLALTATATPQVQNDIATSLGLANASTFIASFDRQNLFLDIVNKSNPLQQTVEFLNKHEDQSGIIYCFSRRQVDELAIDLEANGFSVLPYHAGLSEDKRVQHQESFIHDEVNIIVATIAFGMGIDKPDVRFVIHHDMPKNIESYYQQIGRAGRDGLRADCLFLFSYGDVGKIRYFINQKSDEEQRVANQHLEDLLGFVEARECRRIPLLDYFGEAYTDEPCGMCDFCTGDVPDTQNLTVPAQKFLSTVARTGQTFGFHHIKDILLGSKQKKLLQLQHDQLSTYGIGNELSRGQWKQLYRELMSQDVITKDGQYGGVKLTPAAISILKGEEEFFGVIEEQKKSSSAKSRASAESLEYDHVLFKLLKEKRTALAKEGDVPPYIIFADKTLMEMAYFFPQSERSLLTIHGVGAAKKEKYGDKFLEIIQSYSSEHNLKEKSKGDQVQAPPKQKVIKKSSRSYQVGAMFKAGKPVSEIADHFDNKETTVIQSLAKYVKAGYEIPPEKLQNHSRLSEADFDRVTKAFNEHGNDLLRPVYDALNEEVSYDELRIVQLYLIVQASA from the coding sequence ATGCAATTTTCAGAAACCTCCTCCTCTACCATGCCGGACATCCAACAAGCAGAACATATACTCCATGAGGTTTTTGGCTTTGAGAAATTCCGGTCACTTCAAAAGGACATCATTCAGAATGTCCTCCAGAAAAAGGACACCCTTGCCATTATGCCCACGGGCGGTGGGAAATCTCTTTGCTACCAAATACCGGCTCTCCTTTTTGATGGCATAACCATTGTCGTATCCCCACTTATTTCATTGATGAAAGATCAGGTGGATCAGCTGAAGGCATATGGTGTTTCAGCCACTTTTTTAAACAGCTCTCTTTCTGCGGCTGAATATATCAGCACCGAACAACGCGTTAGAAATGGAGATATCGATTTACTGTATCTCGCTCCTGAAACCCTGATGAAGAATTCTGTCCTTGACCTGCTTTCAGGGCTACAGGTAGATTGCTTTGCTATTGATGAAGCGCATTGTATTTCTGAATGGGGACACGATTTCAGGCCTGAATACCGGCAATTAGCTGAGGTGAAGGCTACATTTAAGAATGCTGTTTGCCTTGCACTCACTGCTACAGCAACTCCACAAGTTCAAAATGATATCGCAACGAGTCTGGGGCTAGCTAATGCCAGTACTTTTATCGCCAGCTTTGATCGGCAAAATCTATTTCTGGATATCGTCAATAAATCAAATCCACTGCAACAAACTGTGGAGTTTCTGAACAAGCACGAAGATCAATCCGGAATTATCTACTGTTTTTCTCGCCGGCAGGTGGATGAACTTGCCATAGATTTGGAAGCCAACGGCTTTTCTGTACTTCCCTATCATGCAGGACTCAGTGAGGACAAGCGGGTTCAGCACCAGGAATCCTTTATTCATGATGAAGTAAATATCATTGTGGCTACCATTGCTTTTGGAATGGGTATCGATAAACCAGATGTACGATTCGTTATCCATCATGATATGCCCAAGAACATTGAATCTTATTATCAGCAAATTGGGAGGGCTGGGAGAGATGGGCTTCGAGCAGATTGCCTTTTTCTTTTTAGTTATGGTGATGTAGGTAAAATCCGATATTTCATCAACCAAAAGTCTGACGAGGAGCAGCGAGTTGCCAATCAACATCTGGAGGATCTCCTTGGCTTTGTAGAAGCACGCGAATGCCGCCGCATCCCATTGCTTGATTATTTTGGGGAAGCCTACACGGATGAACCTTGTGGGATGTGTGATTTCTGCACCGGTGATGTGCCTGACACTCAAAACCTCACCGTCCCTGCTCAAAAATTTCTATCTACGGTAGCACGAACCGGTCAGACATTCGGCTTTCACCATATCAAAGATATTCTCCTTGGCTCCAAACAAAAGAAACTCCTACAGCTTCAGCATGACCAACTTTCGACTTATGGAATTGGGAATGAACTTAGTCGAGGGCAATGGAAGCAATTATATCGTGAGCTTATGAGTCAGGATGTAATCACAAAAGACGGTCAGTATGGAGGTGTAAAGCTTACGCCAGCAGCCATTTCAATTTTAAAAGGAGAAGAAGAATTTTTCGGAGTGATTGAGGAACAAAAAAAATCCAGCTCCGCCAAATCCCGGGCTTCTGCAGAATCTTTAGAATATGATCATGTCCTCTTCAAGCTACTGAAAGAAAAAAGAACAGCACTCGCAAAAGAGGGAGATGTGCCACCTTACATTATTTTCGCTGATAAAACTCTGATGGAAATGGCTTATTTCTTTCCTCAGTCAGAACGCAGTTTACTTACTATACATGGTGTAGGTGCTGCGAAGAAAGAGAAGTACGGAGATAAATTTCTGGAAATAATTCAAAGCTATTCTTCAGAACACAATCTGAAAGAAAAATCTAAAGGTGATCAGGTTCAGGCTCCACCAAAACAAAAGGTGATTAAAAAGAGTAGCCGTTCTTATCAGGTAGGAGCAATGTTTAAGGCAGGGAAACCTGTATCCGAGATTGCAGATCACTTTGATAACAAAGAAACGACAGTAATTCAAAGCCTTGCTAAATACGTTAAGGCCGGATATGAAATTCCACCTGAAAAGTTACAAAATCACTCCAGGTTGTCAGAAGCAGACTTTGATAGGGTCACAAAAGCCTTTAATGAACATGGAAATGATCTTCTCCGACCCGTTTATGATGCCTTGAACGAAGAGGTTTCTTATGATGAGTTGCGGATTGTGCAGTTGTATTTAATAGTGCAGGCTTCAGCCTGA
- a CDS encoding fatty acid desaturase, which yields MSTTVSGAHKRDDEGFYWSEDEEPHLERRKAILKKYPQVRELYGVDPSLKYKVFGLVSIQMVTAYFAPNMHWALFLILAYAVGATISHSLFLAIHELSHHLASKKRAHNNWLAIFANIPMIFPYAMSFKTYHLMHHAEQGDEHHDADLPLAAEAGFFKGLWGKLTWAFNQILCYIIRPLFVHPIKMKKWHFINMAFQFPVIALFIYFSGWGALLYLAVSVFFAGSLHPLAGHFISEHYVFEEGQETYSYYGPLNKLSFNVGFHNEHHDFPYIPGSRLPELKKMAPEFYDDLYAHSSWTRVLYKFITNSDISLHSRVRRNSSRRKK from the coding sequence ATGAGTACTACAGTATCTGGGGCACATAAACGAGACGACGAAGGGTTTTACTGGTCAGAGGATGAAGAGCCTCATTTAGAACGAAGAAAGGCCATATTAAAGAAATATCCACAGGTACGAGAGCTTTACGGAGTCGATCCCTCCCTTAAATACAAAGTTTTTGGTTTAGTAAGCATCCAAATGGTTACTGCTTATTTTGCTCCAAATATGCACTGGGCTCTATTTTTGATCCTTGCATACGCAGTGGGCGCTACCATTTCTCATTCTTTATTTTTGGCTATCCATGAATTAAGTCACCACCTGGCTTCCAAAAAAAGAGCCCACAACAATTGGCTGGCTATCTTTGCAAATATCCCCATGATCTTTCCTTATGCGATGTCTTTCAAGACCTACCATTTGATGCATCATGCCGAGCAGGGCGATGAGCATCATGATGCTGACCTGCCGCTCGCGGCTGAAGCGGGCTTTTTTAAAGGTTTATGGGGAAAATTGACCTGGGCCTTCAACCAGATCTTATGCTACATTATACGCCCGCTGTTTGTGCATCCTATCAAAATGAAGAAATGGCATTTCATTAACATGGCATTTCAATTTCCGGTTATTGCACTATTTATATATTTCTCCGGTTGGGGCGCACTTCTTTATTTAGCTGTATCCGTATTTTTTGCTGGAAGCTTACATCCATTGGCAGGACATTTTATTTCCGAGCATTATGTTTTTGAAGAAGGACAGGAAACCTATTCCTATTATGGTCCATTAAATAAACTTTCATTCAATGTGGGTTTCCATAACGAGCATCACGATTTTCCATATATCCCTGGATCTCGGTTACCTGAGTTAAAGAAAATGGCTCCTGAGTTTTACGATGATCTATATGCGCATAGCTCCTGGACCCGTGTTTTATATAAATTCATAACAAATTCTGACATTTCTTTGCACAGCCGTGTGAGAAGAAACAGTTCCAGACGGAAAAAGTAA